GTTCAGCCGCCGATTGCTCCGCTCGGCTGCAGCTGACGGGAAATGCGAGATAGTGTGGCAGCAAAGTGCTGTTTCATCTATCTCGCTCTTTCTTGTCCGTCTGTTACCTGAATGGATATGCCGGAATGGTCATGAAGATACCCAGCACCGGCGCGTCCATGGGAGAGGCGAAGCCGTAAGACTGGCGGGTTTTGCCAGGCTTGCGGCGAGAGCCCTTCCCTGAGCGATCGGTGCGGATTTAGAGAGAATCTTTACTGCGTTTCATATAATCTATTTAATTTCTCCAACAATACCCAAACCCGCCAGCCCATTTCCGCTAAAGGGAAGCTTGTTTTTTGCTTTTTCGCGTCCGCAGCAAATTGAATATCAGCTGCATGAATACCTCCGCGAACACCAGTCCCATCGCAATGGCCCCGGAAATCATCAAGGCTTCCCCCGCGTAGGACAGTGCAGACAAATAATCGTTTTCCACTACGTTCAGCATGGCGTTGAATGCCCGGCTTCCGGGTACAAGCATGATGATGCCGGAAACACTGAAAATGATCATCGGCATCCGGTAACTCCGTGCCAGCAAATGAGCCGCAATTGCAATGACAAACGCGCCGAAAAATGTTGCCTGTACGGGATCTCCGCCAAAACCCACATACATACTGTGAACCATATAGCCACTTGTACCAACGAGCCCACAACTGATCAGTGTCCTGGTTGGTGTATTAAAGAGCACGCTGAACGATACCCCGCCGATGAATGCGACGAGTGTTTCTATTGCCCAGTGCATTATATCCCTCCTAAAATGACAGGACGAGCGCAATCCCGGCACCAATTGCGAACGCCGTCAGGAATGCTTCCGCTCCTTTTGATAACCCCGATACAAAATGGCCGGCCATCATATCCCGGACTGCATTTGTAATCAGCAGTCCTGGAACAAGCGGCATGACAGAGCCGATAATGATTCCATCCAGTTCTTCACCGAATCCAAGGAAAATCACCGTGTATGCGAGCGTGCCGATGATGACTGCCGCTACGAACTCTGCAAAAAACCGGATGCGCGTCAACCGCTCGATACGATCCGTTACAATAAAACCGATACCGCCGATGAGTATAGCATACGGCACATCCGGCCATGCTCCGCCGAACAGCAGCAGAAAGCAGCCGCTTCCAATAGCAGCCGCAAAAATCTGAAGCCGAAAGCTGAATGCAGTGTGTGTACTTTCAATTGCCATAAGTTCCTCATATGCTTCCTGCAGTGAAAAGCTGCCGGCGACCAGTTTACGGGAAACCGCGTTGACAAGAGCCACTTGTTTCAAGTCGGTTCGTCTTGAACGGATGCGCACGAAGCGGGTCGGCAGTTCATCGCTTGGCGAGAACATGATACCGGTCGGTGCTACTGAGCAATGAGATTTAGGCATCAGCTGGGAAGCGGCCATCCGCTCCATGGTGTCTTCCACCCGGTAAGTCTCCGCACCGCCTTCCGCCATCAGCCTGCCGGCGAGCAGGCAGCAATCAAGGGCCAGTTCGCGTCTTGTTTCACCTGTCTGTACCATGCGCATCCCTCCTTTCCTTTAACATCTTAACGCAAACACACAGAAAAAACACGCTTCCATCGAAGCGTGTTTTTCATATCCTGCAGCATATGGGTTTCTACGGTTTTAAAATGACTTTTGTGCATTCATCCTGCTTATCATTGAACACTTTATAGGCAGCGGAGGCCTGCTCCATCGGAACGATATGTGAAATGATTTCCCGCGGATCAAAGTCTCCCCGGTTGATCATTTCGAATAATTGAGGCATCAGGTGAATGACAGGCGCCTGCCCCATTTTCACTGTAACGTTCCGTTCCCACATATTGCCGAGCGGGAACATATTGTATCGGAGTCCATAGACGCCAGTCAGCTGAATCGTGCCGAATTTCCGGACTGCATCTTTCGCGATTTCAATGGCGCTCAAGGTTCCGCCTTGCAGCTTCAGTTTCTGTGCGGCTTTTTCGATGGGATTCTTTTTACCGTCCATGCCTACACAATCGATGACGACATCGGCTCCGCCGTTTGTCTGATCATGAAGGAAATTACCCGCATCCACATGCTTGGTGAAGTCATACACTTCAACATTATTCATTTCTTTCGCTTTCTGCATGCGGTACATGACATGATCCACTGCGATGACCCGGCTGGCCCCTTTCATCCAGGCGAATTTCTGTGCGAGCAATCCAACCGGCCCGCAGCCCAGAACGATGACCACGTCTCCAGGTTTTACGCCTGCATGCTCGACACTCCAATATGCCGTCGGAACAATATCAGACAGAAACAGCACCGACTCATCGTCAATTTCAGCGGATTCCGGAATTTTAAATGGCATGAAATTACCGTAAGGCACCCTCAGGTATTCAGCCTGTCCCCCTTGGTAATTGCCGTAACGCTGAGTGAATCCGATATATCCGCCTGTATCCAAATGCGGATTGTCACTTGCATTGTCGCACTGGCTTTCAAGATCATGTGTACAGTAGTAGCAGTGGCCGCAGCTGACATTGAAAGGCAGGACGACACGATCGCCTTTTTTCACTTTTGTTACTTCAGGACCCACTTCTTCAACGATCCCCATCGGTTCATGTCCAATCACATAATCATGGTATGTCGGAATATTCCCATTATAAATATGAAGGTCAGATCCACAAATGGCAGTTGAAGTGATCCGGACAATAATATCATCGCGGCTTTCGATCTTCGGATCGGCGACTTCTTTTACTTGGATATCTTGTGCACCCTGATATGTCACAGCTTTCATCATTTATCCCTCCGTCTATTTGGAATATGATTCACAATTCCCTGTTTATTCCGAATAGAAACATAAAAGATCCGGACCTTTTCAGGCTGCCGGATCTTCTGAAGTCAGTAATTGAGCTGATCTGTAAGTTCGAATGAGCCGAGATTATAGCCGGCAATGCTGTTATATCCGATCGTGTAAAGCGCATCCCCACTGTAGATGATCCGCTGTACCGCTTCAGCCGGATCCTGATACAGCCCTTCCGCTTCTTCTGTCAGGTCAGCCGCCAATCCAATGCCTTCTTCGGTAATGCGGTAAATCATGGCCCCTTCCGCCTTCAATTCCAATCTGCCGGGACCGCTTTCTTCATAAATCGTCACCGGGAAGCCATACAGGCTGCGTTCCGGTTCTTCAAAAAGTGCTTTGTGGTCATACTGCAGCGACGAATACGTCCCTCTGCCTCCGATGACTTCCGTGTCTTCTTCGATCGGCACCGTTACATCTGTGATATCGAACAGGGAAATTTTCATGCCGCCCGTCACGACAACCGGTTCGCCTTCTTTCACCGGTTCCAGGTAAGTTTCAGAACCGAAGCCGATCAGATGATCCTCTCCAAGCGGGTGCAGGTAATTGGAGAAACCCGGAATTTTCAGGAGTCCCAGCACTTCAGGCGAAGCGGGATCCGCCAAGTCAATCACAAACAGCGGATCGGTCTCTTTGAACGTCACCATATACGCTTTATCCTCCATGAAACGGACCGAATAAATCCGTTCACCTTCACCTAAATTCTGCAGTGAACCGGCTGTTTCCAGCTGCTCATCCAAGACGAATAAATGATTCCGAGACGGCTCTGCTCCAGCCCACCAGCCGCCTTCCGTCGTGGCGACCCGCAAGTACCCGTCCTGCTCATCCAAAGAAAACTGATTCAGCAATGTTCCCGGCACTTCAGCAGATGCCGTGAATTCCACATCTGTCCCGTTCAGCAGGAATTTGAAAATTACAGTATTCGCCGCTTGCGGAGCCCAGACAACCACTTCCGCTTCCTCTGCCGGCTGTTCCGGAGGCATATAAGCAGAAGCCGTTAAATAAAGCGTATCTTCCGTCATATACAGCTGTTCACTGGCACCGAGAAACCCTGTCACTTCCAGCTCATTTTCCGACGGCGCGCCCAAATCAATCGCTGAGATGATACTGTACGTACCTTCCAGCGTTCCGGGCAGGATGGAAATCTGCTCATACGGCAGCAATGTCTGTGCACCGCCAGCGCCGGAATCATATATGAAAGGCCGTAACTCCCCTTTATCCTCCGGTGCACTGGGCCAGATCATCGGACTGACAGTCGTCACATAGTAAAGTGCTCCATCTGCCAGACGGGCGCTGTTCAAATGGCCTTCTGTCCCGAATTCACGGACGAGTTCAGGAGCAGCCGGATTGCTGACATCATATAAAAACACTGAGGTCATACCGGTCTGCGGCAGTATGTCATGCATTTCCCCTGCAGGAGGCGGCGTATAGCGGCTTCCGAAAATCACAAGGGTTTCTTCTGATAGCAGGAGGGTTTCCGGAAATACTTCTTCTCCGAATTCCAATGTCGCAGCTTTCAGGATATCCGCCGGGTTCCTGACATCTGTAATCACCACACGTTCACCGCTGACAGCGTAGATGAACTCACCATCTGTCTTAACAAGGTCTGCTTCATCCACGCCAGGTTCCTGGATATTGGTTGTCGAATGGCTATTGCTGGTTTCTTCCGTTCCGGCCGCAGCGCTTTCAGCAACTCCTTCATCAGTCGAAAACGCACCATATCGCTCTCTGCTTTCCATCAGCTTCATGAGCCGGTCGAAGTAGGCCTGCACTTCTTCTTCCTTCGACAATGTCTGCACTTCCTCTTGGATCACAAAAGGAATCTCATCCATGGCAAGGGTCTTAAAGAAACTGCCTTCCAGCGCCTGGCTGCTGATATGGAGTGTGTATTCTCCTTCAGGAAGAGAGGTGATCTCGAGGGTCCGGCCATTTTCCCGCAGAACCATTTCCACTTCCAGTTCCTCTCCTGCTGCGTCTCTTACAACGAGTTCACCCTGCTCAATGGCGTCGGAACTGAGCGGCGCAGAAAAGTTCACCCGTAAACCGGCCTCCTCCAGCGCAACAGAAGAGGCGCTGACCGACACCTTATCCGTCATCAGTGCAAAACCGATTCCCAGAACTGCCATCACCGCTGCCACGATCAGCCATCCGGCCCGTTTGCTCATATCCCGTCATCCTCTCTTTACCGGTATTTTACCATTAGACAGCCGGTTTCAAAATAAGTTTCACTTCTTGGACTCCGGAATTTGCTGACTGGTACGTATGAGCCTTTCCCGCTGCACCAGGTATACGGGAGAAGCAGCGGTGGAAAATGGATAACAGGAAGGATGACCAAGATTCAACGGAAGAATCTATCTGGAAAGGCGGTTCTGGTTTTAGTCATGAGCGGGAGATCCGTCGGAACGCACCGAGTTCCGCTCGCTTCATTGCCATCCGACGGGTTGCCGGACATTTCCGTCATTCAAGCTTCTACGCTCGCCATGTTGTCCGAATGGTTTTCTTTATGAGATTCCGACATCGCTGAAGAGAGCTCGAACACGTCTTATGCTTGCAGGGACGCCACATTTCCATTCAGACCGTTTCGGCCAAAGAAGTGGATACCGGCAGCGAGATTTATTTGCATACGCCTATCAAGAGCTGTCTCAAAAGCTGAAATGCTGATGCCTTCCACAACAGGGTAAGCGGAAATTCAGCTATCCTGTTTCTGTCATTTAAACGGCCATGACGGCAGCATCTCATTCAGCGGCTTGTCTTCCCGGCTGCCGAGTACATAATCCGCCTGCATGAGCGTATGGATTTCCCGTGTGCCCTCGTAGATGACCGGTGCTTTTGAATTGCGCAGGAACCGGGCGACCGGATACTCATCCGAATAGCCATAGGCGCCATGGATCTGTACGGCATCATCCGCCGCTTGATTGGCGAAATTGCACGCCTGCCATTTGGCAAGCGACGTTTCCCGAGTGTTCCGGACGCCTTTGTTCTTCAGTTCTCCGGCCCGGTACACGAGGAGCCGGCTCATCTGATAGCCCGCTTCCATATTTGCAAGCATTTGCTTGACGAGCTGGTGATCCCCGATCGGCTTGCCGAACGTCTCCCGCTCCCGGCAGTACTTTACGCTTTCTTCAAGGCATGCCTGAATCAGCCCGCACGCTCCTGCCGCGACCGTGAACCGACCGTTATCAAGTGCCGACATAGCAATTTTAAATCCCTCACCTTCCTCACCGAGACGGTTGGCTGCAGGAATGCGGACATCTTCAAAGAATAGTTCACCGGTATTGCCTGCACGGATGCCATACTTGCCTTTGATCGCTTTTGATGAAAAACCGGAACGTGTCCGTTCGACAATAAATGCGGAGATCCCTTTATGTTTTTTCGCTTTGTCGGTATAGGCGAAGACAAGAAAATGGTCAGCTGAATCGCAAAGCGAAATCCAGGTTTTCTGCCCGTTCAGCACGTATTCATCCCCGTCCCGCACCGCACTTGTGGTGAGCGCGGCAACATCGGAGCCTGCTCCGGGTTCAGTGAGCCCGAACGCACCGATTTTCTCACCCTTCGCTTGCGGAACCAGGAACTGCTGTTTCTGTTCTCTTGTCCCCCATTGCATGAGCGTCATGGAATTCAAGCCGGTGTGTACCGATACCGCTGTCCGAAAAGCGGTGTCCCCCCGTTCGAGTTCCTCACAGACAATGGCAAGGGAATTATAATCCATGCCGCTTCCGCCGAGCCGCTCCGGAATGCAGACACCCATCAGACCAAGATCGGCAAGACGCTGCCAGATGACGGGATCAAATCCGCCTTCTGCATCCCATTGCTGGATATACGGATTAATTTCCTCATCCACGAATTTCCGCACTGTTTTTCTTAAAAGGTTTTGCTCATCAGAAAATGTAAAATCCATATTGGGCCTCCTTTTTATGTAAACGCTGACAATATAGTTATTCTTCAAAATACTGTTTTTTCCTCTATTGGATTCCGGAGTCTCTTTCGATTCAAGCAGTTCTATTCAAGAGTCGCCGTTTGCTGGCGGGTGTCCTCCTCTGTTTCTGCCCATTCATTGCGGCAGGAACGAAATACACTGAGCGTTTTACTGACAGCCGGGCGGGGTATGCTTGAATTAAGTTAGCATTGATAACTTGGCAGCAGTCAATGAACAGCGAGAGGCGACTGCCTCTTTTTTTATTGACACCTGCTCAGAGGAGGAGGGAAATAATTGGATTCAATTTGGGTGGAGTATCTATGGACACTACTGGTCCTGATCGGGCTGGAAGGTCTGTTATCAGCAGATAACGCATTGGTACTCGCGGTTATCGCCAAACATTTACCGGAAGACCAAAAAAGAAAAGCGATTAACTACGGCATCATCATGGCATTTGCTTTCCGGTTTGTTGCACTTTTTGCAATTTCATTTATCGCTAATGTATGGCAGATTCAAGCGATTGGTGCTGCTTACCTGCTTTATCTCGGGCTGAAGCATGTGGTCCAAGCAAAGTTCGGGAAAGAAAATGAGAACATTGAAAAGGACATCGAAGAAGAATCTGCGGGCAAAGGTTTCAAAGCAACAGTCGGGAAAATCGCACTGGCGGATCTTGCATTTGCGATTGACTCAATTCTTGCGGCTGTCGCCCTTGCTCTTGGCTTGCCGGATTCCCCGCTGGGTGATTTCGGCGGTATGGATGGCGGTCAGTTCATCGTTGTCGTTATCGGCGGTATTGCGGGCCTCATACTGATCAAGTTTGCTGCAACATGGTTCGTGAAACTGCTGAGCCAGCGTCCTGCCTTGGAAACGACTGCTTATGCGATCGTGGCATGGGTCGGTGTCAAGCTCGCCGTCATCACGCTGGCCCATGAAGATATCGCTGTGCTCGACCACGACTTTCCGCACAGCACGGTCTGGACGCTTATTTTCTATGGAGTCCTTGTTGGCCTTGCTCTCTGGGGCTGGTTCGCACCGAGCAATAAACCATCCAGTCATGCAAAATCCTAATATCGCATAATTGAAAAAGCGTTTCCGGATCAGAGAGCCGGAAACGCTTTTTTATGATCATATTATTCCTATGCTGTCTTTTTCAGCTTCCAGATAAACCAGATGCCGGGCACAAGCAGCAAGGCCGATGCGGTGATACCGCCCGAAATGGACGTGTAGAGCGCAATGAGTCCAACGATCGGGCCGCCTGCAATCTGGCCGAACGCATCCAGCTGCCCGAACATCGACAGCGCCGTCGCCCGCCCTTTGGATGCCAGCCGCTCGTTCGTCATGATATTCATGAGCGGATAATTGATATTCCGGAGCGCGCCGGTTACAAAATACAGCAGAACGGCTGCATAGAACGCCCCTGCCCATGCGAAGCCGAGCATCGACGCGACGAGAAGCGTATTGGCGATCAAAAGTACAGAAGCGTAGCGCCCTTTAACGTAGCGTTCCACAATCTGCAGAACAATGATATTCAGCAGGAACGCAAGCGCATAAAAAAAGCCGAACCAGTAAATGGCTTCTTCATTCAGCAAATTGAAGTCTTCGATAAACAAAGCACCCCACAGCCGGTCATAGCCTTCCGAGGCCAGTCCCCACATCAGTGTGACGATCGCCAGTGCAGTAAGCGTTCGGCTGCCGCGAATCTGCCCGAACCCGCCGCTCAAAGCTTCTGCTATATCCGCAAGACCCGAGCTGCCTTCCCGTTTCGTTCTAATGAACTTTGTTTCCGGCACAATGAAAAACGCGCCGGCAGCCAGTGCGGTCAGCAACGCACCGGCAATGATAATCGTCGCCTGGACAGTGAATAATGTGGCGAGCCCAACGCTCAGCACAATACCGAGAAAGCGGCCGAACGAGCTGTACTGGGCACCGCGCAGGAACACCTGCTCAAGCTGTCTGCCTTCCAGTTCATCTGCGATCCATGCCTGTTCCGCTCCGCTGATGAATGTCCAGCCAAGTCCCCATGATGCAGATGCCGCTGCGATCGCCCAGAATTCCGGGATGCTGCCTTCCAGGATATGAGCGAAACCCAAAACGCCGGTACCGATGACGAGTGACAGCTTCCGCCCAAAGCGGTCGGCTGTCAGGCCGGTCGGAAGCTCAAACAGCAGAACCGACAGTTCCATAATCGTACCGATCAGCACCAATTGCAGCGGGTTCAACTCCGCTACTGACACGTAATAAATCGCGTTTAACGTAAAAACCATTTGAATGAGCAGTGAACGTGTCCCTGTCACCCCGTAATAAATATGCTGAATTGCCAATGTGCTGTTCCTCCGTTTAAGTTAAGATAACGGAGGTGTTGTCTGAATCAGTACAAAACCTCCGATTGATTGTGAGGTTGTACCAAAAAGACTGTCATATTCGTCCACTCCTTTGTTCAGATAATTCAAGTGTATGGAAATTCCGATTTCTTGGCAATCATTAATTTGCAATCGAAATATTCCAAAAAAGGTTGACGCTTACGCTTCGTGATTGTTTAATGGAGGAATAGCACAATGCGAGGTGATGACAGTTTGTATAAAGTTCAGGAAGCCGCAAAAATGGCAGGCATCAGTGTCCGCACACTCCACCATTATGACCATATAGACCTGCTGAAACCGTCGGATGTCGGAGAAAACCGCTACCGGTACTACAGCGATGAGGATTTAAAATCCCTTCAGCATATCCTGTTGTTTAAAGAGCTTGGCTTCCCGCTGAAAAAAATTCAGGAGATTGTCAGCAGCGGCTTTGACCGGGATCATGCGCTTACCCAGCACGCCGAGCTGCTGCAGCTGAAAAAACAGCGGATAGAACGGCTGCTCGAAACGATTGAGCAGACAAGGAGTGAACTGCAAGGCATTACCGTCCTCTCCCACGATGAGCGCTTCAGTGCTTTCGCTGCAGATACCGCGAAAATGTCATTGGAACGGTACATAAAAGAGGAACCGCCGGCACAGGCTGCTGAAGCCAAGGATCCAACCGCAGATCAGACAGGCACCGATGATGTGGGTGAAACTGCCGACCGTATCTACCGGTCCATCGCCGGCCGTATGCATCTCCCGCCGGATCACCCCGACGTGCAGCAGGATGTGGATGATTATTTCGTTCTGCTGAACCGGTCATTCGACTGCACGCCGGCTGTATTCCGCCGGCTCGGAGACCTGTATGTGAACGACAGCCGGTATACCGCGAGTATCGACCGGCACAAGGAAGGGCTTGCCGCTTATTTGCGCGAAGCCATGCTCAGTTATGCGGGGAGGCTGCATTATGCGTGAACTCCTCGGCAGCTGTACCGATTGCGGGAAAGATGTCTACTGTATGGACGGATTTTTAAACGGAGTCTATATTGAGAATCGGCTATTCTGCTTCGAGTGCGCGGACCCTGAAGAGAAAAAAGAACAGGAAAAAGAACAAGCATAAGAGCTGCCCCGCTTTTATGCTTGTTCTTGCTACTCGTTCCATATCGACTTTCAAAACAGAAATGAGTGGAACACCCATGCCTTTACAGCGAAGAATCTTCTTATTTGGTGCCTTGTTCGTATCCGCCATCATGATTCTGGCAAGTCTGTCATTCTACTTGACCCTGTCAGATGCAGTTGAAGAGCAGATCGGTATTCGGGCACTCACAGCCGCAGTGACTACTGCCGACAGACCGGATATTGTAGCCGGGTTTACAGCGCCAGACCCCCATGCTGCACTTCAGCCGATCGCAGAAGAAATACGGATCCAGTCCGGAGCAGAATATGTCGTCATCGGCAATACAGAAGGAATCCGCTATACACATCCCCTGCCGGACCGGATCGGACAGAAAATGGTAGGAGATGATAATGAACGGGCACTGCTGCAGGGAGAAGCTTATCTGTCATCCGCAACCGGCTCTCTCGGACCCGCGCTTCGGGGTAAAGCCCCTGTCTTCAATGAGTCAGGCGAAATCATCGGAATTGTATCAGTCGGCTTTCTGAGCAAGGACATCACATCCGTCTTTCTGAATTATGCTGATTCCGTGGGAGGCATCGTGCTGCTTGCGATAGCAGTCGGCATTATTGGATCTATGCTGCTTGCCCGGAATATTAAGAGAACCATGTTCGGGCTTGAACCAGCGGAGATCGCGGCGCTCTTCACTGAACGGAACGCCCTCATCGATTCCATTCGGGAAGGGATCATTATGGTCAATAAATCAGGCGAAATTACAATGGCAAATGCCGCAGCGCTTAATGTTTTGTCACTGCCAAAAGAAACAGTACTGATTGGCAGTAAGATTGATGATGTTCTGCCGAATACTCTTCTGCCGCAAGTACTCGAAACAGGCGAACGGCAGTTGGACCGGCCCATGACAATCCGTGGTAAAAAAACTATCGTTAACCGGCTCCCGCTTATAATCGGCGACGAAATTGCCGGTGCAGTTTCCAGCTTCAGACTGCAGTCGGATTTAGACGGGCTTCGGGATGAGCTGTCACAAGTCCGGCAATACATTGAAGCACTTCGGGCGCAAGCACATGAACATCAGAACTTTCTCTATACGATATCCGGTCTGATTCAGCTGAATTCACTTGATGAAGCCATGATGCTGATCCATGATGAGACGGTTGAGCAGCAGTCCCTGGTGCAGTTCATAACCCAGCGGCTTAAAGACCCTTTCCTTGGTGGAATCGTCATCGGACTGTTTAACAGAGCCCGCGAACTGAAAGTGCGACTTGTGCTGGATGAGGAGAGCTACCTGGAGCAAATTCCCGCTTTTCTGGAAAAGAGTTTATTTGTTTCTGTCCTCGGGAATCTTGTGACGAATGCTTTTGAAGCAGTGCAGCATCTTCCTGAACAGCAGCGGATTGTCAGACTGCTTCTCAGTGATAACGGCGATGAAATTCTGATTGAAGTTGAAGACTCCGGACAAGGAATCGAAGCGGGACTGCTCCCGTTGTTGTTTAAGGAACGGATATCCACCAAGTCAGGGGAAGACCGCGGCTATGGCATGTTGAAGATTGCCGAAAATGTTGCTGATCTGCGGGGGGAAATCGCATTGGAGAAAGGCGATCTTAGCGGCGCCTTATTTATTATCTCCATTAGAACTGGAGGAAAATTGAATGATTGAAGTGCTGATTATTGAAGATGATCGCCGGATCGCTGAGATCCATAGACGATTCATTGAACGGATTGATGGGTTTCAGACAGTGGGGCTCGCTTATACTGGCATTGAAGCCCGGGATTGGATTCAGTCGCTGACCCCGCATCTGATTCTGCTGGATGTGCACCTGCCTGATATGAAAGGCACTGAACTGATGCCGTTCATCCAGCAGCACAGCCCTGACTCAGACATCATTTTCATCACTGCCGCTTCAGAAGCAGGCATTGTAAAAAAAGCGCTCCGGAGTGGTGTGTCCGATTATATGCTGAAACCGCTGACGTTCGACCGCTTTAAAGACAGCCTGCTGGCTTACCAGGCAAAACGGCAGTCCCTCGATTCAGCGGATCTCCTTGATGAAGAAACCATTCAATTCTTATGGAATAAGGCACAAGCTGCAGAAACAGAACAAGCGGCTACACCGAAAGGAATTGATCCCAGCACCATGGCAAAAATCCGTGAACAGCTCGGACATGCTGCAGCTGGGTTCACTGCGGAAGAAATGGGGGCCGCGTGTGGAATGAGCCGTTCTACTGCCCGCCGTTACTTGGAATATCTTGTTTCGGAAAAACTTGCCCGGGCTGAACTGTTGTACGGCACGATCGGGAGGCCGGAACGCCGCTATTTTCCAACTGTATGAACTTTATGAACAAAATAGCTTAAATGATGTTTATTTCTCTTATGACCACAAACATTGAATTGAATAAGACTTCTGATAAATTGTAGACAGCGAATGAAAGCGCTGTCTTTTATTAATTTTCAGGAGGAGATAATTATGTTGAAGAAATGGATGTCCATCCCACTCGCCGGAATCCTTGCCGTTGGTCTTGCTGCCTGTTCACAAGAAGAAGCTACAGGCGGCGACGTTGCGGGTGCTGAATACCCGAGTCAGAATCTTACAATTGTTGCCCCATCCGGTGCTGGCGGCGGATGGGATCTTACAGCCCGTTCAATTGCTAAAACAATGAATGGAACAGAATTGGTCTCGGCGCCGATCACAGTTGAGAACAAGCCAGGCGGAGGCGGCGCTGTCTACATGGCAGAATATGCAACCAAGGAAGCAGCAAATGATCACGTGCTGCTTGTCAATTCCCCTCCGATTCTGATCAACAGCAATAAAGCGGAAGGCAACAGCCCTTATGGTTATGCAGACACCACACCGCTGGCGCAGCTTACACGTGATTACGGAGCCATCGTTGTCCAAGCCGATTCAGAATTCGAAACGCTGACAGATGTATTGGATGCAATTAAAGAAGAACCAACAGCCATCACACTGGCCGGCGGTTCAGCCCCAGGTTCTATGGATCACTTAGTTGGCATCCTGCCCGCTTTTGAATATGGCATCGACCCGAAAGCCGTAAAGTACGTTTCTTATGATGGCGGCGGCGAAGCCATCGCGGCGCTTCTTGGCGATAATGCAGATGTGATTGCGACAGATGCCTCGACAATTGCTGAGTATGTAAAATCCGGTGATGTACGCGTATTGGCAGTGAGTTCCACTGAACGGCTCGGTGGTGAACTGAGTGAAGTACCGACATTCAAAGAAGCTGGAGTCGACGCGGAATTTACAATCTGGCGCGGAATTTTCGGCCCGAAAGACATGTCTGACGGCGCTTATGACTACTGGTCTGAAAAGCTGGCAGAAATGACGGAGACTGAAGAATGGCAAACGGAACTTGAACAGAAT
Above is a genomic segment from Planococcus lenghuensis containing:
- a CDS encoding threonine/serine exporter family protein, giving the protein MHWAIETLVAFIGGVSFSVLFNTPTRTLISCGLVGTSGYMVHSMYVGFGGDPVQATFFGAFVIAIAAHLLARSYRMPMIIFSVSGIIMLVPGSRAFNAMLNVVENDYLSALSYAGEALMISGAIAMGLVFAEVFMQLIFNLLRTRKSKKQASL
- a CDS encoding threonine/serine exporter family protein gives rise to the protein MVQTGETRRELALDCCLLAGRLMAEGGAETYRVEDTMERMAASQLMPKSHCSVAPTGIMFSPSDELPTRFVRIRSRRTDLKQVALVNAVSRKLVAGSFSLQEAYEELMAIESTHTAFSFRLQIFAAAIGSGCFLLLFGGAWPDVPYAILIGGIGFIVTDRIERLTRIRFFAEFVAAVIIGTLAYTVIFLGFGEELDGIIIGSVMPLVPGLLITNAVRDMMAGHFVSGLSKGAEAFLTAFAIGAGIALVLSF
- a CDS encoding beta-propeller domain-containing protein, with translation MSKRAGWLIVAAVMAVLGIGFALMTDKVSVSASSVALEEAGLRVNFSAPLSSDAIEQGELVVRDAAGEELEVEMVLRENGRTLEITSLPEGEYTLHISSQALEGSFFKTLAMDEIPFVIQEEVQTLSKEEEVQAYFDRLMKLMESRERYGAFSTDEGVAESAAAGTEETSNSHSTTNIQEPGVDEADLVKTDGEFIYAVSGERVVITDVRNPADILKAATLEFGEEVFPETLLLSEETLVIFGSRYTPPPAGEMHDILPQTGMTSVFLYDVSNPAAPELVREFGTEGHLNSARLADGALYYVTTVSPMIWPSAPEDKGELRPFIYDSGAGGAQTLLPYEQISILPGTLEGTYSIISAIDLGAPSENELEVTGFLGASEQLYMTEDTLYLTASAYMPPEQPAEEAEVVVWAPQAANTVIFKFLLNGTDVEFTASAEVPGTLLNQFSLDEQDGYLRVATTEGGWWAGAEPSRNHLFVLDEQLETAGSLQNLGEGERIYSVRFMEDKAYMVTFKETDPLFVIDLADPASPEVLGLLKIPGFSNYLHPLGEDHLIGFGSETYLEPVKEGEPVVVTGGMKISLFDITDVTVPIEEDTEVIGGRGTYSSLQYDHKALFEEPERSLYGFPVTIYEESGPGRLELKAEGAMIYRITEEGIGLAADLTEEAEGLYQDPAEAVQRIIYSGDALYTIGYNSIAGYNLGSFELTDQLNY
- a CDS encoding TerC family protein; translation: MDSIWVEYLWTLLVLIGLEGLLSADNALVLAVIAKHLPEDQKRKAINYGIIMAFAFRFVALFAISFIANVWQIQAIGAAYLLYLGLKHVVQAKFGKENENIEKDIEEESAGKGFKATVGKIALADLAFAIDSILAAVALALGLPDSPLGDFGGMDGGQFIVVVIGGIAGLILIKFAATWFVKLLSQRPALETTAYAIVAWVGVKLAVITLAHEDIAVLDHDFPHSTVWTLIFYGVLVGLALWGWFAPSNKPSSHAKS
- a CDS encoding zinc-dependent alcohol dehydrogenase; translated protein: MKAVTYQGAQDIQVKEVADPKIESRDDIIVRITSTAICGSDLHIYNGNIPTYHDYVIGHEPMGIVEEVGPEVTKVKKGDRVVLPFNVSCGHCYYCTHDLESQCDNASDNPHLDTGGYIGFTQRYGNYQGGQAEYLRVPYGNFMPFKIPESAEIDDESVLFLSDIVPTAYWSVEHAGVKPGDVVIVLGCGPVGLLAQKFAWMKGASRVIAVDHVMYRMQKAKEMNNVEVYDFTKHVDAGNFLHDQTNGGADVVIDCVGMDGKKNPIEKAAQKLKLQGGTLSAIEIAKDAVRKFGTIQLTGVYGLRYNMFPLGNMWERNVTVKMGQAPVIHLMPQLFEMINRGDFDPREIISHIVPMEQASAAYKVFNDKQDECTKVILKP
- a CDS encoding acyl-CoA dehydrogenase family protein, producing MDFTFSDEQNLLRKTVRKFVDEEINPYIQQWDAEGGFDPVIWQRLADLGLMGVCIPERLGGSGMDYNSLAIVCEELERGDTAFRTAVSVHTGLNSMTLMQWGTREQKQQFLVPQAKGEKIGAFGLTEPGAGSDVAALTTSAVRDGDEYVLNGQKTWISLCDSADHFLVFAYTDKAKKHKGISAFIVERTRSGFSSKAIKGKYGIRAGNTGELFFEDVRIPAANRLGEEGEGFKIAMSALDNGRFTVAAGACGLIQACLEESVKYCRERETFGKPIGDHQLVKQMLANMEAGYQMSRLLVYRAGELKNKGVRNTRETSLAKWQACNFANQAADDAVQIHGAYGYSDEYPVARFLRNSKAPVIYEGTREIHTLMQADYVLGSREDKPLNEMLPSWPFK